The Nesterenkonia xinjiangensis genome contains a region encoding:
- a CDS encoding DHA2 family efflux MFS transporter permease subunit, whose translation MSAHPTPPSASSVGVEAPKMPRGDKLTIGALLLAAFIMILNETIMNVALQPLMVEFQVDETTIQWLTTAFMLTLATIIPTTGYLMQRFSLRAVFTISLVLFCAGTAIAAAAFGFPMLLVGRIIQAAGTAMMLPLLMTTTLTLVPLQRRGVVMGNISIVISVAPATGPALSGLILHIADWRFLFLLILPIALAAMVLGRPRLDDSPGVKGGGLSVPSLLLSVPGFSGVVYGISQLGGGHGEGAGVDEAAEAGVDVVALVVLVIGVLFLAAFTWLQLRLQKGGNPLLNLQPFRYTMFTRSLLMMLLMMIALFGAIIMLPLFLQQVRGLDTLTTGLLMLPGGVLMALLAPIVGRLYDRIGPKPLVVPGAALLIVALFLMSLLGPDSSVWSVLTLHLVLSFGLACLFTPAFTTAMNPLPQPLYSHGSAVLNTLQQLAAAVGTALLVTVMGLGAAAAASNGLDPEAAAVEGFRTAFRTAAAMSVGTLLLGLTLRATPAGESDPVAEPDAEGADEGRSGQEEAATSTTR comes from the coding sequence ATGAGCGCTCATCCCACACCACCGTCCGCCTCCTCTGTCGGGGTCGAGGCGCCCAAGATGCCCAGGGGGGACAAGCTCACCATCGGTGCGCTGCTCCTGGCCGCGTTCATCATGATCCTCAACGAGACCATCATGAACGTGGCGCTGCAGCCGCTCATGGTCGAGTTCCAGGTCGACGAGACCACCATCCAATGGCTGACCACCGCCTTCATGCTCACCCTGGCCACGATCATCCCCACCACCGGCTACCTGATGCAGCGGTTCAGCCTGCGTGCGGTGTTCACCATCTCCCTGGTGCTCTTCTGTGCCGGCACCGCGATCGCCGCGGCCGCCTTCGGCTTCCCGATGCTGCTGGTGGGCCGCATCATCCAGGCCGCCGGCACGGCGATGATGCTGCCGCTGCTGATGACCACCACGCTGACCCTGGTGCCGCTGCAGCGCCGCGGCGTGGTCATGGGGAACATCTCCATCGTCATCTCCGTGGCCCCGGCCACCGGGCCCGCGCTGTCCGGGCTCATCCTGCACATCGCCGACTGGCGCTTCCTGTTCCTCCTCATCCTGCCCATCGCCCTGGCCGCCATGGTGCTGGGCCGGCCTCGCCTGGACGACTCCCCGGGGGTCAAGGGCGGAGGGCTCTCCGTGCCGTCCCTGCTGCTCTCCGTGCCCGGATTCTCCGGCGTCGTCTACGGCATTAGCCAGCTGGGCGGCGGCCACGGCGAGGGAGCGGGCGTGGATGAGGCCGCGGAGGCCGGCGTCGACGTCGTCGCCCTCGTGGTGCTCGTGATCGGGGTGCTGTTCCTGGCGGCCTTCACATGGCTGCAGCTGCGCCTGCAGAAGGGCGGCAACCCGTTGCTGAACCTCCAGCCGTTCCGGTACACGATGTTCACCCGCTCCCTGCTGATGATGCTGCTGATGATGATCGCCCTCTTCGGTGCGATCATCATGCTGCCGCTGTTCCTCCAGCAGGTCCGCGGCCTGGACACCTTGACGACCGGTCTGCTGATGCTGCCAGGCGGTGTGCTCATGGCGCTGCTGGCCCCGATCGTCGGTCGGCTCTACGACCGCATCGGCCCGAAGCCCCTGGTGGTCCCGGGCGCGGCGCTGCTGATCGTGGCCCTGTTCCTGATGAGCCTGCTCGGCCCGGACAGCAGCGTGTGGTCCGTGCTGACGCTGCACCTGGTGCTCAGCTTCGGCCTGGCCTGCCTGTTCACTCCGGCCTTCACCACGGCGATGAACCCGCTGCCGCAGCCGCTGTATTCGCACGGCTCGGCAGTGCTCAACACCCTGCAGCAGCTGGCCGCCGCCGTCGGAACCGCACTGCTGGTCACCGTGATGGGGCTGGGCGCCGCCGCCGCGGCGTCGAACGGCCTGGACCCGGAAGCCGCCGCCGTAGAGGGCTTCCGCACCGCCTTCCGCACTGCCGCCGCGATGAGCGTGGGCACTCTTCTGCTGGGGCTGACGCTGCGTGCCACCCCGGCCGGTGAGTCCGACCCCGTCGCGGAGCCTGATGCCGAGGGCGCCGACGAAGGTCGTTCCGGCCAGGAGGAGGCCGCCACGTCCACCACGCGCTGA
- a CDS encoding alpha,alpha-trehalose-phosphate synthase (UDP-forming), with protein MPQQSGYDFVVVANRLAVDRVTTEDGGTGWRRSPGGLVTALAPIMAQSDGAWVGWHGAADEPLEAFDHQGMHLVPVPLSEQEVEDYYEGFSNATLWPLYHDVIARPAFHRHWFEAYRRVNRRFAEAAADVAAQGATVWVQDYQLQLVPAMLRELRPDVKIGFFNHIPFPPPGLFSQLPWRHSVLRGLLGADLIGFQRESDARNFQRVVRHRLGYYIKSDQVFVPLDAPGPGEDASVNGLHADPARGTAPRQLTAPTEGGFRVAEAKAFPISIDTDKIVELSERPDIIARSQQIRRELGEPDTIFLGVDRLDYTKGIRHRLKAYEELLRDGKLTVGEACLVQVASPSREGVASYQRLREDIEGAVGRINGEYDTLAHTAIRYLHHSYPVEEMVALYLAADVMLVTALRDGMNLVAKEYVAARKSGQGVLVLSEFTGAADQLRQALLINPHDVDELKAAIVKAATIDPEDARRRMRSLRRQVVSNNVQRWAEEFLDRLAAQP; from the coding sequence ATGCCTCAGCAGAGCGGATACGACTTCGTCGTGGTGGCCAACAGACTGGCCGTCGACAGGGTCACCACCGAGGACGGCGGAACAGGGTGGCGCCGATCTCCCGGCGGCCTGGTCACGGCACTGGCCCCGATCATGGCCCAGTCCGACGGCGCCTGGGTCGGCTGGCACGGCGCCGCAGACGAGCCCCTGGAGGCCTTCGACCACCAGGGCATGCACCTGGTCCCGGTGCCGCTGAGCGAGCAGGAGGTGGAGGACTACTACGAGGGATTCTCCAACGCCACCCTGTGGCCGCTGTACCACGACGTGATCGCCCGCCCCGCGTTCCATCGACACTGGTTCGAGGCCTACCGCCGGGTGAACCGTCGATTCGCGGAGGCCGCCGCCGACGTCGCCGCCCAGGGCGCGACCGTGTGGGTCCAGGACTATCAGCTGCAGCTGGTCCCGGCGATGCTCCGTGAGCTCCGCCCTGATGTGAAGATCGGCTTCTTCAACCACATCCCCTTCCCCCCGCCGGGCCTCTTCTCCCAGCTGCCGTGGCGCCACTCGGTGCTGCGCGGACTGCTCGGGGCGGACCTGATCGGCTTCCAGCGAGAGTCCGATGCGCGGAACTTCCAGCGGGTGGTCCGCCACCGGCTCGGCTACTACATCAAATCGGACCAGGTCTTCGTGCCCCTGGATGCGCCGGGACCCGGTGAGGACGCTTCGGTCAACGGCCTCCATGCAGACCCGGCCCGCGGCACCGCACCGCGGCAGCTCACCGCGCCGACCGAGGGCGGATTCCGGGTCGCCGAGGCCAAGGCCTTCCCCATCTCGATCGACACCGACAAGATCGTCGAGCTCTCCGAACGTCCGGACATCATCGCCCGCTCCCAACAGATCCGCCGCGAACTGGGCGAGCCGGACACCATCTTCCTGGGCGTGGACCGCCTGGACTACACCAAGGGCATCCGCCACCGACTCAAGGCCTATGAGGAGCTGCTGCGCGACGGCAAGCTCACGGTCGGAGAGGCCTGCCTGGTGCAGGTGGCCAGCCCCTCCCGGGAGGGAGTGGCCTCCTACCAGCGGTTGCGTGAGGACATCGAGGGGGCGGTGGGGCGGATCAACGGGGAGTACGACACCCTGGCCCACACGGCCATCCGGTATCTGCACCACTCCTACCCGGTGGAGGAGATGGTGGCCCTCTACCTGGCGGCCGACGTCATGCTGGTCACTGCGCTGCGTGACGGCATGAACCTGGTCGCCAAGGAGTATGTGGCCGCACGGAAGTCCGGGCAGGGGGTGCTGGTGCTCTCCGAGTTCACCGGCGCCGCCGACCAGCTGCGCCAGGCGCTCCTGATCAACCCCCACGACGTCGATGAGCTCAAGGCCGCCATCGTCAAGGCCGCCACGATCGACCCCGAGGACGCGCGCCGACGGATGCGCAGCCTGAGGCGTCAGGTGGTCTCCAACAACGTGCAGCGCTGGGCCGAGGAATTCCTCGATCGCCTGGCGGCGCAGCCCTGA
- the bcp gene encoding thioredoxin-dependent thiol peroxidase — translation MLQVGQQAPTFTLSDAHGHQVSSADYAGRHLVVYFYPRASTPGCTTQACDFRDNLASLEAAGYAVVGISPDEPEALREFSDAEQLTFPLLSDVGQAVARAYGTYGTKTLGERTMKGTLRSTFVIDPEGRLSHAAYDVKAQGHVAELRSTLGV, via the coding sequence ATGCTGCAGGTCGGCCAGCAGGCCCCCACCTTCACTCTGTCCGACGCCCACGGCCACCAGGTCAGCTCGGCCGACTACGCCGGCCGTCACCTGGTCGTCTACTTCTACCCCAGGGCCTCCACCCCCGGCTGCACCACCCAGGCCTGCGACTTCCGCGACAACCTGGCCTCGCTTGAGGCGGCCGGCTACGCCGTCGTCGGGATCTCTCCCGATGAGCCGGAGGCGCTGCGTGAGTTCAGCGACGCCGAGCAGCTGACCTTCCCCCTGCTCTCCGACGTCGGCCAGGCGGTGGCCCGGGCCTACGGCACCTACGGGACCAAGACCCTGGGCGAACGCACCATGAAGGGCACACTGCGCTCCACCTTCGTCATCGACCCCGAGGGCCGGCTCTCCCACGCCGCCTACGACGTCAAGGCCCAGGGCCACGTCGCCGAGCTGCGCAGCACCCTCGGCGTCTGA
- a CDS encoding glycerate kinase — MAQMSAGGVGERIVIAPDTFKGSVSAREVAAALAAGLREQGSGDVIEQVPMADGGEGTLDAVAEGGAAGDWTIEVLEVTGPDGRPVGARLGTRPGDAGPVALVELAEASGLGDMDPCADPLRATSRGTGELLRAALDRGAREVVLALGGSACTDAGAGMLSALGARLLDRAGRRIPDGAAGLAGLAAADLSGLDPRLGRVRLVIAADVDSPLIGPRGAAEVFGPQKGLDERQVRQAAAALRSAVPILAEAAYRRGGAAASERVVAAADQPGAGAAGGVGFAALGLLRAARRPGVEVVMDLVGLEATIASADLVITGEGSLDTQSLAGKVPVGVAACASRHGVPVIAVCGRNSLDRDQWAAAGLEQVWALRDLAADERESMTQARDLLHTVGSRLAIDPAGRRRRADRPAR, encoded by the coding sequence ATGGCTCAGATGTCAGCCGGGGGCGTCGGCGAGAGGATCGTGATCGCGCCGGACACGTTCAAGGGGTCGGTGTCCGCCCGGGAGGTGGCCGCCGCGCTGGCCGCAGGCTTACGTGAGCAGGGTTCGGGGGACGTCATCGAGCAGGTGCCGATGGCGGACGGCGGAGAGGGGACGCTCGACGCGGTCGCGGAGGGTGGTGCGGCCGGGGACTGGACGATCGAGGTGCTGGAGGTCACCGGCCCGGACGGCCGGCCGGTGGGCGCCAGACTGGGCACCCGCCCCGGTGACGCCGGGCCGGTGGCTCTGGTGGAGCTGGCCGAGGCCTCCGGGCTGGGGGACATGGACCCGTGCGCCGACCCCCTCCGGGCGACCAGCCGAGGCACCGGGGAGCTGCTGCGCGCGGCGCTGGACCGCGGGGCCCGGGAAGTGGTGCTGGCTCTGGGAGGCAGTGCCTGCACCGATGCCGGGGCAGGCATGCTCTCGGCGCTCGGGGCCCGGCTGCTGGACCGAGCAGGCCGGCGGATCCCCGACGGTGCGGCCGGGCTGGCCGGGCTCGCCGCAGCAGACCTGAGCGGCCTCGATCCACGGCTGGGCCGGGTGCGCCTGGTCATCGCCGCCGACGTCGACTCGCCGCTCATCGGCCCGCGAGGCGCCGCAGAGGTCTTCGGGCCCCAGAAAGGCCTGGATGAGCGACAGGTGCGGCAGGCCGCTGCCGCGCTGCGATCCGCTGTGCCGATCCTCGCCGAGGCCGCCTATCGGCGCGGGGGCGCCGCCGCCTCGGAGCGAGTCGTCGCGGCCGCGGACCAGCCGGGTGCCGGAGCGGCCGGCGGTGTCGGCTTCGCCGCGCTGGGCCTGCTCAGGGCTGCACGTCGCCCGGGGGTGGAGGTGGTGATGGACCTGGTCGGGCTCGAGGCGACGATCGCCTCCGCCGATCTGGTGATCACCGGTGAGGGCAGCCTCGACACCCAGTCCCTGGCGGGCAAGGTGCCCGTCGGGGTGGCCGCCTGCGCCTCCCGCCACGGGGTGCCGGTGATCGCGGTCTGCGGACGCAACAGCCTGGACAGGGATCAGTGGGCGGCGGCCGGACTGGAGCAGGTCTGGGCGTTGCGCGATCTGGCCGCCGATGAGAGAGAATCCATGACGCAGGCGCGTGACCTGCTGCACACTGTGGGAAGTCGTCTCGCGATCGACCCCGCAGGACGCCGCCGCCGGGCCGACCGGCCGGCACGCTGA
- the allB gene encoding allantoinase AllB: MVHELVVTARRALLPEGWQAVEIGVDDGTITALAPYGTGLQGRQTRELREGQVLLPGLVDTHVHVNEPGRTEWEGFASATRAAAAGGVTTIVDMPLNSIPPTVDPEALEIKQAAAAASAHVDVGFWGGAVPGNGEQLRPLHERGVFGFKCFLEDSGVEEFPPLEPAEMEADMAILAELGSMMIVHAEDHDTLAQAPGAQGRRYEDFLRSRPREAENVAIRAVIDAARRTGARAHILHLSSADALPEIRQARAEGVKLTVETCPHYLVLAAEEIGDGATTHKCCPPIREASNQHALWEGLREGLIDCVVSDHSPSTAELKLLDVGDFGAAWGGISSLQLGLPLVWSEAKARGLELEQVVGWMSSAPADLAGLSDKGRLAEGMSADMVIFSPEQSWSVEVDSLWHRNKVSAYDGRDLVGVVETTLLRGEQIDFETPRGRLISRVGAKPAGA, from the coding sequence ATGGTCCATGAACTCGTGGTGACAGCCCGGAGGGCCCTGCTGCCCGAGGGATGGCAGGCCGTGGAGATCGGCGTCGACGACGGGACGATCACCGCCCTGGCCCCGTACGGCACCGGGCTGCAGGGGCGGCAGACACGTGAGCTGAGAGAGGGGCAGGTGCTGCTCCCCGGCCTGGTGGACACCCACGTCCACGTCAACGAGCCGGGCCGGACCGAGTGGGAGGGATTCGCCTCGGCCACCCGTGCCGCCGCGGCCGGCGGGGTCACCACGATCGTGGACATGCCGCTGAACTCGATCCCGCCGACGGTGGACCCGGAGGCGCTTGAGATCAAGCAGGCCGCCGCCGCTGCCTCCGCCCACGTGGATGTGGGCTTCTGGGGCGGGGCGGTGCCCGGCAACGGCGAGCAGCTGCGTCCCCTGCACGAGCGCGGAGTCTTCGGCTTCAAATGCTTCCTGGAGGACTCCGGGGTCGAGGAGTTCCCGCCCCTGGAGCCGGCGGAGATGGAGGCGGACATGGCGATCCTGGCGGAGCTGGGATCGATGATGATCGTCCACGCCGAAGATCACGACACCCTGGCCCAGGCGCCCGGGGCTCAGGGCCGCCGGTATGAGGACTTCCTACGTTCCCGGCCCCGGGAGGCGGAGAACGTCGCCATCCGCGCGGTCATCGACGCCGCCCGGCGCACCGGAGCCCGGGCGCACATCCTGCACCTCTCCTCGGCCGACGCCCTGCCGGAGATCCGGCAGGCCCGAGCCGAGGGGGTGAAGCTGACCGTGGAGACCTGCCCGCACTACCTGGTCCTGGCTGCCGAGGAGATCGGCGACGGCGCCACCACCCATAAGTGCTGTCCGCCGATCCGGGAAGCCTCCAACCAGCATGCGCTCTGGGAGGGTCTGCGCGAAGGGCTCATCGACTGCGTGGTCTCGGACCACTCGCCCTCGACCGCGGAGCTGAAGCTGCTCGACGTCGGCGACTTCGGCGCCGCCTGGGGAGGGATCTCCTCCCTGCAGCTGGGGCTGCCGCTGGTCTGGAGCGAGGCGAAGGCCCGCGGCCTGGAGCTGGAGCAGGTGGTGGGCTGGATGTCCTCCGCGCCGGCGGACCTGGCCGGGCTGTCGGACAAGGGCCGTCTGGCCGAGGGGATGAGCGCGGACATGGTGATCTTCTCCCCGGAGCAGTCCTGGAGCGTGGAGGTCGACAGCCTCTGGCACCGCAACAAGGTCAGTGCCTATGACGGCCGTGATCTGGTCGGCGTCGTGGAGACGACCCTGCTGCGCGGTGAGCAGATCGACTTCGAGACCCCGCGCGGGCGGCTGATCAGCCGGGTGGGCGCGAAGCCGGCAGGAGCCTGA
- a CDS encoding DsbA family protein has protein sequence MAQNPQTSGGNARDKARRIQQEEEAKQRRTSVLLRVGVVVVALVVVLALTLFIVNQRSGEDRVAATEGPAPASANEQGGITLTSATEIVDGDDLGTIDASEVPESDSELPLGVEPGEDGEPPHLIVYADANCVHCASFENQHGEQIKEWADAGEITVEYRMVGFLDGNSNTNYSSRAANATVCIAEESPENYLDYLAEVVGHQPQGELSNDELVARAEAYDVDIESCVEDGTYRPFVTYTSRQATGHGVQGTPTVYLDDQDWGASEMGFREFVEAAIGEDGDDQDAEDEDADDES, from the coding sequence ATGGCTCAGAACCCCCAGACCTCGGGCGGCAACGCCCGCGACAAGGCCCGCCGGATCCAGCAGGAGGAGGAGGCCAAGCAGCGTCGGACCTCCGTGCTGCTGCGCGTCGGCGTGGTGGTCGTGGCGCTCGTCGTCGTGCTGGCGCTCACCCTCTTCATCGTCAACCAGCGCTCCGGCGAGGATCGCGTCGCCGCGACGGAGGGCCCGGCCCCGGCGTCTGCGAACGAGCAGGGAGGCATCACGCTGACCTCTGCCACGGAGATCGTCGACGGTGACGACCTCGGCACGATCGACGCCTCGGAAGTGCCCGAATCTGATTCCGAGCTGCCCCTCGGTGTGGAGCCGGGGGAGGACGGGGAGCCCCCGCATCTGATCGTCTATGCCGACGCGAACTGCGTGCACTGCGCCAGCTTCGAGAATCAGCATGGGGAGCAGATCAAGGAATGGGCCGATGCCGGTGAGATCACCGTCGAGTACCGCATGGTCGGCTTCCTGGACGGCAACTCCAACACCAACTACTCCTCGCGGGCGGCCAACGCCACGGTCTGCATAGCCGAGGAGTCTCCGGAGAACTACCTCGACTATCTTGCCGAGGTCGTCGGCCACCAGCCGCAGGGTGAGCTGTCCAACGACGAGCTCGTGGCGAGGGCCGAGGCCTACGACGTCGACATCGAGTCCTGCGTGGAGGACGGCACCTACCGTCCGTTCGTCACCTACACCTCACGCCAGGCCACCGGCCACGGTGTTCAGGGCACCCCGACCGTCTACCTGGACGACCAGGACTGGGGCGCGTCCGAGATGGGCTTCCGTGAGTTCGTCGAAGCCGCCATCGGTGAGGACGGCGACGATCAGGATGCAGAAGACGAGGACGCTGACGACGAGTCCTGA
- a CDS encoding DUF4032 domain-containing protein — translation MSPAPGLSLTASGTIPQELLDLPWHLPLVEWPEHVIAALPRGISRHIVRFAYLGGSVIAIKETSERAARHEYRMLRQLGRLGAPCVKPVAEVTGRSREDGTELSPALITRHLRFSLPYRAVFNQMMRKETLHRLIDAQALLMVELHLIGFYWGDVSLSNTLFRRDAGKFAAYLVDAETGEIHPTLSVGQREYDLELAQVNIAGELMDLMEGGMVDEEVDPIATSHQFIDSYRGLWQELTGDTAFKPDQQWLIEERIRRLNELGFDVEEYDIRSASAEEKLLLRPKVVDPGHHQRRLMNLTGLDVQENQARRLLGAIDAYRAQTDPHGDESIAAHMWTQEVFQPMIRQIPRELRDKLEPAEIMHQMIDHRWKLSEREGRDVELTDALPSFIEEELRGKRDEAILMINPPTDVIEQLERSERDDDDDGPVSEDDSVWAADPEP, via the coding sequence GTGAGCCCAGCACCAGGCCTGAGCCTGACCGCCTCCGGCACGATCCCCCAGGAGCTGCTTGACCTGCCCTGGCATCTGCCGCTGGTCGAGTGGCCCGAGCATGTCATCGCCGCGCTGCCGCGAGGCATCTCCCGACACATCGTGCGGTTCGCCTATCTGGGCGGCTCGGTGATCGCGATCAAGGAGACCTCCGAACGGGCCGCCCGGCATGAGTACCGGATGCTGCGGCAGCTGGGACGCCTCGGCGCACCGTGTGTGAAGCCGGTGGCGGAGGTGACCGGGCGCTCCCGAGAGGACGGCACGGAGCTGTCCCCCGCGCTGATCACCCGGCATCTGCGCTTCTCGCTGCCCTACCGTGCGGTGTTCAACCAGATGATGCGCAAGGAGACGCTGCACCGGCTCATCGACGCGCAGGCGCTGCTGATGGTGGAGCTGCACCTGATCGGCTTCTACTGGGGCGACGTCTCCTTGTCGAACACGCTGTTCCGACGCGACGCCGGCAAGTTCGCCGCCTACCTGGTGGACGCCGAGACCGGGGAGATCCATCCGACGCTCTCCGTCGGGCAGCGCGAATATGACCTGGAGCTGGCGCAGGTGAACATCGCCGGCGAGCTGATGGACCTCATGGAGGGCGGCATGGTGGACGAGGAGGTCGACCCAATCGCCACCAGCCACCAGTTCATCGACTCCTACCGCGGCCTGTGGCAGGAGCTCACCGGGGACACGGCTTTCAAACCGGATCAGCAGTGGCTCATCGAGGAGCGGATCCGGCGGCTCAACGAGCTGGGCTTCGACGTCGAGGAGTATGACATCCGCTCGGCGAGCGCGGAGGAGAAGCTGCTGCTGCGCCCCAAGGTGGTGGACCCGGGACATCACCAGCGCCGCCTGATGAACCTCACCGGCCTGGACGTCCAGGAGAACCAGGCCCGCCGGCTGCTCGGCGCGATCGACGCCTACCGGGCGCAGACGGATCCGCATGGGGACGAGTCCATCGCCGCGCACATGTGGACCCAGGAGGTCTTCCAGCCGATGATCCGGCAGATCCCGCGGGAGCTGCGCGACAAGCTGGAGCCCGCAGAGATCATGCACCAGATGATCGACCACCGGTGGAAGCTCTCGGAGCGGGAGGGCCGCGACGTCGAGCTGACGGACGCGCTGCCCAGCTTCATCGAGGAGGAGCTGCGCGGCAAACGCGACGAGGCGATCCTGATGATCAACCCGCCCACCGATGTGATCGAGCAGCTGGAGCGCAGCGAGCGGGATGATGACGACGACGGCCCGGTCAGCGAGGACGACTCCGTCTGGGCGGCGGACCCGGAACCGTGA
- the otsB gene encoding trehalose-phosphatase: MTTDHVPQDASVAPLLDDDLLAALRGFAALPRLLVCLDFDGCVSELVADASEARPVPANAEAIRRLAGLDGVRVAYVSGRPLESLRELAAPPSGALLIGSHGAERDVADLAPHSRGLTLTPGQQAARRELLEVFESIAAGAEGAWVEHKPAGAAIHVRKVPDAGEAEQVLVESRAAVATLDEVHPKEGKMVLEAVVVQADKGEGISELRRLVSPDAVLFAGDDVTDEFGFAVLAGDDLGVKVGEGETRAAHRIEAPAQLAAVLNTIAEAREARDEEQQ; the protein is encoded by the coding sequence ATGACCACTGACCACGTCCCTCAGGACGCCTCCGTGGCACCCCTGCTCGATGACGATCTGCTCGCCGCCCTGCGAGGCTTCGCCGCGCTGCCCCGGCTGCTGGTGTGCTTGGACTTCGACGGCTGCGTCTCCGAGCTGGTGGCTGATGCCTCCGAGGCCCGCCCCGTGCCGGCCAATGCGGAGGCAATCCGACGGCTGGCGGGGCTCGACGGCGTCCGCGTCGCCTATGTCTCAGGCCGTCCGCTGGAGTCTCTCCGGGAGCTGGCGGCCCCGCCGTCGGGAGCCCTGCTGATCGGCTCCCACGGCGCGGAGCGCGACGTCGCAGACCTGGCCCCGCACAGCCGTGGACTGACGCTGACCCCGGGCCAGCAGGCCGCACGGCGCGAGCTCCTGGAGGTCTTCGAGTCCATCGCCGCCGGCGCCGAGGGCGCCTGGGTGGAGCACAAGCCCGCGGGAGCGGCCATCCATGTGCGCAAGGTCCCCGACGCCGGCGAGGCCGAGCAGGTGCTCGTGGAGTCCCGTGCCGCCGTCGCGACCCTGGACGAGGTGCACCCCAAGGAGGGCAAGATGGTCCTGGAGGCCGTCGTCGTGCAGGCGGACAAGGGCGAGGGCATCAGTGAGCTGCGCCGGTTGGTCTCCCCGGATGCGGTGCTCTTCGCCGGCGACGACGTCACCGACGAGTTCGGCTTCGCGGTGCTGGCCGGGGATGACCTCGGCGTGAAGGTCGGCGAGGGCGAAACCCGCGCCGCACACCGGATCGAGGCTCCGGCGCAGCTGGCCGCGGTGCTGAACACGATCGCTGAGGCCCGCGAGGCCCGAGATGAGGAGCAGCAGTGA